Genomic segment of Aquarana catesbeiana isolate 2022-GZ linkage group LG02, ASM4218655v1, whole genome shotgun sequence:
tactgcgcaagcgctgcatctgcgcagtacaggggggcatttctcatcagaacactggCCCCCAGCCACCTATTTTACTCCCCTGAGCCCTTCATTTCCTCggcagagacgcgctcttcctctctgcctgaGGTTCTcggctcttgtttggatagattgatagcagcgcagccattggctcccgctgctgtcaatcaaatccaatgatgcaggggccggggcgagtccggcattctgtatttatagacgcaaatgctggactaggGAGCGGGACCACAAGGTgaggagccgccaagggaccccagaagatgatgatcggggccacactgtgcaaaacaaactgcacagtggaggtaagtatgacatgtttatttctttttaaaaacgagcgtttacaaaccctttaagctatgacaataaaacctagaagcgcattggttaccatgtacagatgcaccagattctgtgtgcactagttttagtaaatatccccctatGAGTTAAGTCCAGTGAGGTGCGTGACACTAAtatttatatctgacagctttATAGTACTCTTGGAAGATGGCTATTGCTTTAGTTCTGGGAGAGCAACGCTGATCCTTCTGAACTCTGCATCTTGAACAGGAGAGTCGTTGCAGCTGCCATGCCCCCCTTTCCTTtctcctgcccattcacagaagccttagTATTACAGCatgtgaacacattcacaaaatacaaaggcttctctgaatgggcagcagaagGTAGGGacaggcatagctgctctgtgtgcctttCTCCTCTCTCACAGCCCAGAGTGTCTGAGTGTAATTTCTGGCACaacaataaacctgtcagatataaataatagatatAAGCTCAGGAGATGTCATTAAGCTCCTTGggcttaactcatagtgtgcctactttttacaaagtggctgaattcctggaattcagttttaaggAAGCTTGCTAAGAGACATGAGAGATGCTTCTCCTAGGAAAGCTGCTGGCCTGGCTGTCATGTTGGTTTTGAGTGGAGAACCTAGAGCAAGCATGCCGGTAGTGAAGTCAGACCTCTTGATCTCCCCACTTCTGCCAGATCTGGTATGAAGCCCCAGAATTACCATgaaaggcaactagcattttcaaacgTGGCTTTGCTATTTCCCTGTCAGCAGTCTCCTAGAGACCAATATGTACAGAGAGGGGAAGGGGTTGGCACCTCTGTCCCCATGTAGACAAAATGCTATCttgcttcctgtcttggtgacacgaGGGGAGGGGGATTCTAATGAATGACAACACAgcaaaattataataataacaaccCTTCCTATATCCAAAAAGATAATTtattgttttggctggagttctactcTTTTCATTATGCATTTGTGTTCCATAACAGGTTCCAGATCATCTGCAGAGGGACGGATCGAGTAACTCGTCACAACTTGTCGCCTGCCAGATTATTCCTATAAAGGATGACCATGCCGTCAGCATCCTTAACCGCTACCATCGTCTGGTGGAGTTCATATCCAGCAACAGCATGATAAACACCAGACACGAACTCTCTGCACAGTCCACTCACAGAGGCTTCTGGGATCTGACCGATTCTGAGAGCAGCCATAGTCTTCATCAAAGTGCGAACCAGTTTGCAGATTACTGGCAGCAGTCCCTCGGCCTAGCCTCCTCACCCACACTGAACACATCAGCAGAAACTTCATCCTGCAGTCCCAGCCCAAGTCAGACAAACAAGGCCAAGGGAAAGTCTTGCGAGGGGGAACATAAATTCAAGAAAAGCATTGTCCTTGCCCAGGGAAATGTAAAACCTACAGATCATAAAGTCATTGTTAAAGATTACTTGTGCATTCCAAAGAACAGTCCTCTGAGGGTTAAAAGTCCTTCAGCAAATATAGTTGCTACATGTGGctacaatcagtgcccatcacatgcaaACTGCCTATTCTCGCGGATGAGCTGCCAGCATCACCGCCATCTGCAAAATGTTTGTAATTCAAACAGTTACGGGTGCCAAGATTGTTCAGCCTGCCTTAAGTGTTTTCCTTCCCAAAAGACGCAGACAGCTGAAAGCCATCAAGACGGAAATGGAACTTGGGATGAATTCCCGTTCTCTGAAAGCCTCAGCGAGTTTATAGCAAGACTTGAGAACTCGGAAGAGGAAAGATTTAACTTTAGCGTCAAAGAGAATAAGTTTAGAGTCGGCAACAAAAAGGAAGAGTTTTATGAAGGCCATTCCAAAACTGCTCATGACCTCattaaaacaccagttgccttgtTAGCACCATCCAGTAAGAAAATCAAAACACCTACAAAGACCAGAGCACCACACTGCTTGGGGGACACAAGATCTAACACCATTGCATCAAAAGAGCCTTATGAAGTTATTCAAAGTGACGATCTTCAAGAGGCCTTGGCCAGTTCTGCCTCGGAAAACCTTCAAGGACTTTTACAGAAGCGTTTTATACCTGACTTCTCGTCAAAAGACACAGTTGTTAGTGTAGCCAGTTCAGTGAGCTCTTACCACGACACCTTTTTACCGATGAATGAAAGCGCACCTTATATAGTTACAGAAAGTAAAAGAAACTTAGAAATAAACACTATCAATAAGAGCATAACCAAGTATATCCTTTCTGTAGGGCATTATAGCTCTTCTCATCCTAAAGAGACAGGAGATGTAGATCATGAGAGCAGATTGGATCTTGATCTTTTAAAGTCTGACAACCTGGAACCAACGAATGCAAGTCCCGGAATCTACAATGCTTCTGCCGATCTCTTCGATGACGTGGAGAAAATCTCAGGAGAAACACTACAGTCAAAACATACAAGATCCCTCAAAAGAAGTTATGCGAAGGAGGTTAGAAACTTAAGGACTCCTTCTTCATGGGAATCGCCATGTACAGATGTCATAGTTCGAAGAAATTCACAATTCCAGGCCAGTTATTTGCAGGAAGTTCATGAAACTGGCACCATACATGATCTGCTGTCATGCTTGCAGTCCACTCCAATGCTAAGACCACTCTCAGAGTCCAGTTTTTTTACTGGAGATGGTTgtatcctcagtgaccccagagcacctgTTCTTTCCAGGAGATCAAGTAATTCTCTTACAAATTTCCTGCTGAAGAAAATGAAACAGTCACTGTCAAGAACCAAGTCAAACGTGTATTGTACAACTTCTGATAATTTACGTCTCTGCTCACCGATCTTCTCTTCGTTTTCAGAGATATCAAGGTGCCACGTCTTACAGAGGAAAAGCACACAGGTCATTAAATCAGGAAAAAAGAAACTGATATTGGAAGACAAAGAGAACTGTAATATCCGAGGATTTAATGGCGTGtctaatgaggatggaggagaccGAAGCATTGTGATCAGACAGGAAATGGAGCGGTCCGAAATTGACATAGTGCAAGATGGAGTAACCACATCTCCATTGATGCCCCCTTTGCATAGGTTTATTGTAGAGAACTCTCTTCCTAGTGAATGGTCTCCAGAACTTTTCAATGAAAAGTCAAATGTTTCTAAAGAAAATGACACTCTTCAGAGGCGACTGTTTTAAAAGGGAGATGCGTTGTTTGCTGTTCAACTATACTATTTATTAAATGAATTGTAAGGccgagttatgtttttttttttttttttaagaaaaagtcaTGTTTTCAATTTCCATGGGGTGCACTTACTTTTTCACATGTAAAAAGAGTTGAAATTGAAGCGCtataccactgctaagaggtccagatacaatttTATTTAATTAAGGGTACAATTCGTGAAGTAGTCAACGCATTTCGGGGTCtaagtgcccccttcatcagggttttttTGGTGTGAATTCAAAGCACAGGCCTAATAAGCAGCATGTTTGGGTTGCTGCAATTTCAACTCTTTTTCCATCagactacaagccaaggagactgtggagatcctcccGGTTtgtgtagaagctgcctgcccaggAACCAAATCATTTACACCAACAGTGATACCTTTAACATAAcaataccagtaaaaaaaaaaaaacctacgggTCCAGtgctatctttccactttcctttcttttttacataggagtatgtgtgtgtgtgtgtgtgtgtgtgtgtgtgtgtatgtatgtgtatatgtgtgtatatatatatatatatacacacacagagtatctcacaaaagtgagtacacccctcacatttttgtaaatattttattatatatattatcatatatataatatattatcatgttgacaacaccgaagaaatgacactttgctacaatgtaaagtagtgagtgtacagcttgtataacagtgtaaatttgctgtcccctcaaaataactcaacacacagccattaatgtctaaaccgctgccaacaaaagtgagtacatccctaaggcccctttcacactggaccggttttcaggcggtattgcgctaaaaataccgcctgaaaaccgcccctaaacagcctccgctgtttgttcagtgtgaaagcccgagggctttcacactgaagcggtgcgctcgcaggacggtaaaaaaagtcctgcaagccgcttctttggagcggggaaggagcggtgtattcaccgctcctaaaccgctcctgcccattgaaatcaatgggacagcgcggctataccgcggtaataccgctgctatagccgcgctgtacgagcggatttaaccctttttcggccgccagcgggggttaaaaccgaaccgctagcggccgaataccgctgcaagaacgacggtacagcagcgctaaaaatagcgctgttgtaccgccgacgcccccaccgccccagtgtgaaaggggccttagtgaaaatgtccaaattggacccaaaatttcaatattttgtgtggccaccattattttccagcactgccttaaccctcttggggcatggagttcaccagagcttcacaggttgtcaccggagtcctctaccactcctccatgacgacatcacggagctggtggatgttagagaccttgcactcctgcaccttccatttgaggatgtcccacagatgctcaatagggtttaggtctggagacatgcttggccagtcctttacttttgccttcagcttctttagcaaggcagtggtcgtcttttgaggtgtgtttggggtcgttatcatgttggaatactgccctgcggcccagtctccaaagggaggggatcatgctctgcttcagtatgtcacagtacatgttggcattcatggttccctcaatgaactgtagctccccagtgccggcagcactcatgcagccccagaccatgacactcccaccaccatgcttgactgtagactagacacacttgtctttgtacttctcacctggttgctgccacacaagcttgacaccatctgaaccaaataagtttatcttggtctcatcagaccataagacgtggttccagtaatccatgtccttagtctgcttgtcttcagcaaactgtttgcagcctttcttgtgcatcatctttagaagaggcttccttctgggacaacagccatgcagaccaatttgatgcagcgtgcggcgtatcgtctgagcactgacaggctgacccccaaacccttcaacctctgcagcaatgctagcagcactcataagtctatttccaaaagacaacctctgaatatgatgctgagcacgtgcactcaacttctttggtcgaccatggcgaggcctgttctgagtggaacctgtcctgttaaaccgctgtatggtcttggtcactgtgccgcagctcagtttcagggtcttggcaatcttcttatagcctaggccatgtttatgtagagcaacaattcttttttcagatcctcagagagttcattgccatgaggtgccatgttgaacttccagtgaccagtataagagagtgagagcgataacaccaaatttaacacacctgctccccattcacacctgagaccttgtaacactaacgagtcacataacaccggggagggaaaatggctaattggggccaatttggacattttcacttaggggtgtacccacttttgttgccagcggtttagacattaatggctgtgtgttgtgttattttgaggggacagcaaatttacattgttatacaagctgtacactcactactttacattgtagcaaagtgtcatttcttcagtgttgtcacatgaaaagatataataaaatatttacaaaaatgtgaggggtgtactcacttttgtgagatacgctttatttatttatatatatatatatatatatatatatatatatatatatgcacacacacactatattaccaaaagtattgtgacgccggcctttacacgcacaataacttgtagaaattaaattttttctacttgtttttggaaaatgtggaaagaaattgaaaacacatttttttttttttacacaaagttgtccatttatacaatatttctaacacatagcatgtacaaaccaaaaattacaccccaaaatagattctcctgctcctcctgagtacggcgataccatatgtgggagacttttttttttacagcctggccacatacagaggcccaacatgcagagagcaacatcaggtgttctaggggcataaatgtcaaatctaatttgactacctattacacttttgtgagacactgatgggcactgtagtggcatggatgaggcatggatgtgcatggctgggtatggctgagtagggCTGGGTATTtttaagtatggctgggtattgctgagaagtgctgagtatggctgggtatggctgagtattgctgggtatggccgggtattgctgggtatggctgagtagtgctaagtatggctgggtattgctgagtatggcttggtatgactgggtattgctgggtattgctgagtattgctgagtatggctgggtatagctgggtGTTTCTAGGTATGGATGGctgtgagtatggatggggatgagcatggatggatgagtcctGCAATGGGcgcagagcagcgctgtgggcaacACAGATCCAGCCCGcagtgctgctgcacccgatctctcccctctctgctcacactgtaccgatcggtacagagaggggagagaggaaccggacatgatgatgttgtttacaagtgatcatttGACAGAGTGATCAGGTgctaaacggccgctgtcagcgtccatttaccgtgatccgtccGGGAGCGCTGTAGCCGTTGTAAAGTGGTTAACTAGCATGACCACTGCCTGGCTTCACCAAAAAGGACATTTTTATCCACTTTCTGGATGTGGTTCTGGCTGTAAGAGTCTATATGCTTCTACAGGAAGACTGGTTTCATTTTTGCCATCCAGATGGACTAAGAAAAGGTGCACTAGCTTCTTGTCCACCATCTCTAGGTGTAAGACAGGCCATCATTCAAGTTAAGGATCTCAAAGGATTGGGTTCCTCCCTTTGCTGTCAAGGCACACTCTAGTAAATTTGTGAGGGCTTTTACAAGGCTGCCATCTGGTCTTCTGTTTACATGTTCTCTGAGTTCTATCAGGGGACATTTCAGCCCTAACTCATGCTAGGTCAGGGCGAGGTGCTTCATTTGTGGGACATTAACCCGCCTTGCGGCACAATCCTTCGCACCGAGCAACTTCCGCCCGACGCCCATAGTATGTATTACCGTCCTACCCTTGTATATTTACAATCATGCTTTTGGTCTTCTGTGATCCAGAACCTTGCCTCAGAATGCACTGGGCCCTAAACACCGCACTTGGTTCAGCCCTGTCCAGCCACAGCCTGTTGAAATGCTGGGACTGGACCTGGATGGCCCTATGCACAAGGGGCCTAAGGCTTACTGTGtgcctcaatggactccaagagaATGGCAGCCTCCAATTTCTACCAAGTACGATTAACTGTACAATATCATTGATAATCACACTGGTTCTGACGTTGGTGTGTGGCCATGATAGAGATGCCGACTTATGTGAAATGGCTCAGTATTCTCTGTAATATGGCGGTATTATATAATTGAATAAACCAAATATCTGTGTACCACATCTTGGCGTCTGCTTgatgaagaaaggaaaaaaaaaagaggctctTATTTTCCCATCATCTTCTGATCTCCTTTCACTTATTTTAATTACACATTTATTAATGCCAGGAGAGTCAAAATAGAGAGAACGATTACCGCATAATCTCCTGATTCATCGCACACTGCGCACAAAATAGGATGATATTACCGCATTATGGTGACCTTCAAACTGCGTGAGTCAGACCAGATTTCATTGAACTCACAACACTCCTTCctgccacttgtttacttctctaagctcctgctgcctctctggtgtggctcggggtacaggcagtatttctgcaAATACTACCTCGGCGGTCTTTTTCcctaatatagcccctaagtccctgaaatcatttttagGATGCTCCATCTTCTTTTAACTTTGTCATGTGTACCAATATGTATCATGACAGTTGGGTCCTTCCAAGCCccacccaacaatctgtccatgTAATGTGTCAAATCCAAGCGCCCAATACACACTGTTCGGCGATCATGGTCTTTGCCCTGTCTGTCCTTCTAACAGTTAAGTCCCCTCCACTAGTATCTGTCTATCCTTTTCTATAACCTTGCCCCCATCCTCACTGGAAGAGTTTTTCCCTTGGCAACTAGGTGAGTTAATCTGCTCCATCAATATCACTCCTAAACTGATAACCCCAACATCACGCAACTGGGTGTATTTATTGGGATGTACCAAGTCAGGACTAATGCTTTTCTCTCTACCCTATCTTCTGTCACCCAAATACTTTCCTCTGGTGCCGGCACCTCCACCCTCCTCTACGCTGGCCTCTGCCAGCACCTGACAGGTATGGCCCAAGCTCCATTTCAGGTTGATGATGCTTTGCTGTGCTGCCAGTGAAAACATAAATGTGTACAaaatacacaatacatatagtgctCTTCTGGGGTATGTAAGATGAACTAGTCCATAAATGTATAAAGTCCATAGTGGAAGCAGTAAATTAGGAGgaaggatggatagatggatgagggAAGATGATAAAAGTATGCTTCACCCCTGCAGCTCCTGTAGTGGATCTTGGTAGGGTCACCTCATGAAATAAAAGAGAAGCAAAAAGCAGGGCGTGCTGAGGTTAATACAAGCcaaaatacctttattaaaaaaaacagcatgcgtGAATGTATAGTTTATACCAATCTGCCAGACTGTGAATAGTTGAATAGGACACCAGAGCACAAGGCAGCAATAAGGCCAATGTGTGGGATGGCGACTGCCAAGCATGGAGTAGCAGGAGACCAAGGCTCCAATATCAGCCGATGAGTGAAGAGAACCTGTGGCGTCTGAAGCCAATCTCCGGGGATGATActtgactttttccacattttgtatgttacagccttattccaaaatggattaaattcattattttcctcaaaattttcctcaaaattctacaaacaatactcataatgacaacgtgaaagaagtctgtttgaaatctttgcaaatttattaaaaataattttgccatgacactcaaaacttagctcaggtgcatcctgtttccactgatcatccttgagatgtttctacaacttgattggagtccacctgagGTAAAttgagttgattggacatgatttggaaaaacacatacctgtctatataaggtcccacagttaatagtgcatgtcagagcacaaaccagagacgggattgtattgaggcacaggtctggggaagggtacagaaaatgtctgcagcattgaaggtcccaatcagcacagtggccttcatcatctgtaaatggaagaagtttggaaccctCAGGACTTTTCCTGgagtgggccgcctggccaaactgagcgatctgggatgaaaatggctgtgcaccgatgctcctcatccaacctgatggagcttgaggggtcctgcaaagaagaatgggagaaactgcccaaaaacagGTGTGCAAAGcttatagcatcatactcaaaaagacttgaggctgtaattggtgccaaaggttttTCACCAAAGTACTGAGcagaggctgtgaatacttatgtacatgggattttttttgttttgtttttttataaatttgcaaagatttcaaacaaacttctttctcgttgtcattatggggtattatttgtagaatttaaacaaaatgtggaaaaagtgaagtgctgtgaatactttacgGATGCACTGTAGGCGTCAGAAACCCAAGCTGAATAGACAAATTTAGTAAACCCCAAAAGGTACTAATGGGTTTTTAAAGGCAACTGAACTAAGAGGAAATATTTTTATAgtataaaacataatttttaattaTACATCCATAAAATAGTAGGGTACATCATTATTGTAACTGATAAAAATAATCAACAGTAAAACCGCTGACTTGTAAGGGTATATACAAAATCAGTGATACTCTCCTCTCTAATACAGACGCGTTTCAGGAAGCGTTCAGTCCTTTCTTCAGGTGTGTTTAGGATAAGTTCACAAACATTGAGTTCTATAACAGAGCATAGCAGTTAGCAAAAAAGGGGCAAGGAGATAACATAACATGGATACATAACGATAGCCAAGGTGGTTGTGATAACATTCCATCCCTGTAAAAACAACATATGTAGATCATCGTAGATGTGTGAAGAAATCTCACTGTGACACAACTTGAGGTGCCTCAGATGTCCCCAGAAGGAATATGTTCCATACAGGATCCCACTTGAAAACCATTAAACTTGGCCACAAATAGTCTGGTGTGTAGAAAAGA
This window contains:
- the DDIAS gene encoding DNA damage-induced apoptosis suppressor protein isoform X2, which translates into the protein MNKKRRFLLGTVLSIQNTGFTYPACHNCFSRVIHTADRYQCQKCSDTYQNATHRYRLCVKVAEDQKLHIITVFGSCVEKIFGSSANSLHRHLQESDQPSCDIGWDKAQQLLYQAAEDCLIGRSFIFAVKVPDHLQRDGSSNSSQLVACQIIPIKDDHAVSILNRYHRLVEFISSNSMINTRHELSAQSTHRGFWDLTDSESSHSLHQSANQFADYWQQSLGLASSPTLNTSAETSSCSPSPSQTNKAKGKSCEGEHKFKKSIVLAQGNVKPTDHKVIVKDYLCIPKNSPLRVKSPSANIVATCGYNQCPSHANCLFSRMSCQHHRHLQNVCNSNSYGCQDCSACLKCFPSQKTQTAESHQDGNGTWDEFPFSESLSEFIARLENSEEERFNFSVKENKFRVGNKKEEFYEGHSKTAHDLIKTPVALLAPSSKKIKTPTKTRAPHCLGDTRSNTIASKEPYEVIQSDDLQEALASSASENLQGLLQKRFIPDFSSKDTVVSVASSVSSYHDTFLPMNESAPYIVTESKRNLEINTINKSITKYILSVGHYSSSHPKETGDVDHESRLDLDLLKSDNLEPTNASPGIYNASADLFDDVEKISGETLQSKHTRSLKRSYAKEVRNLRTPSSWESPCTDVIVRRNSQFQASYLQEVHETGTIHDLLSCLQSTPMLRPLSESSFFTGDGCILSDPRAPVLSRRSSNSLTNFLLKKMKQSLSRTKSNVYCTTSDNLRLCSPIFSSFSEISRCHVLQRKSTQVIKSGKKKLILEDKENCNIRGFNGVSNEDGGDRSIVIRQEMERSEIDIVQDGVTTSPLMPPLHRFIVENSLPSEWSPELFNEKSNVSKENDTLQRRLF
- the DDIAS gene encoding DNA damage-induced apoptosis suppressor protein isoform X1, encoding MNKKRRFLLGTVLSIQNTGFTYPACHNCFSRVIHTADSRYQCQKCSDTYQNATHRYRLCVKVAEDQKLHIITVFGSCVEKIFGSSANSLHRHLQESDQPSCDIGWDKAQQLLYQAAEDCLIGRSFIFAVKVPDHLQRDGSSNSSQLVACQIIPIKDDHAVSILNRYHRLVEFISSNSMINTRHELSAQSTHRGFWDLTDSESSHSLHQSANQFADYWQQSLGLASSPTLNTSAETSSCSPSPSQTNKAKGKSCEGEHKFKKSIVLAQGNVKPTDHKVIVKDYLCIPKNSPLRVKSPSANIVATCGYNQCPSHANCLFSRMSCQHHRHLQNVCNSNSYGCQDCSACLKCFPSQKTQTAESHQDGNGTWDEFPFSESLSEFIARLENSEEERFNFSVKENKFRVGNKKEEFYEGHSKTAHDLIKTPVALLAPSSKKIKTPTKTRAPHCLGDTRSNTIASKEPYEVIQSDDLQEALASSASENLQGLLQKRFIPDFSSKDTVVSVASSVSSYHDTFLPMNESAPYIVTESKRNLEINTINKSITKYILSVGHYSSSHPKETGDVDHESRLDLDLLKSDNLEPTNASPGIYNASADLFDDVEKISGETLQSKHTRSLKRSYAKEVRNLRTPSSWESPCTDVIVRRNSQFQASYLQEVHETGTIHDLLSCLQSTPMLRPLSESSFFTGDGCILSDPRAPVLSRRSSNSLTNFLLKKMKQSLSRTKSNVYCTTSDNLRLCSPIFSSFSEISRCHVLQRKSTQVIKSGKKKLILEDKENCNIRGFNGVSNEDGGDRSIVIRQEMERSEIDIVQDGVTTSPLMPPLHRFIVENSLPSEWSPELFNEKSNVSKENDTLQRRLF
- the DDIAS gene encoding DNA damage-induced apoptosis suppressor protein isoform X3 is translated as MQRHISECHPPIQTMCESGRGPEAPYYHSVWKLRGEDLWKQRQFLAQVPDHLQRDGSSNSSQLVACQIIPIKDDHAVSILNRYHRLVEFISSNSMINTRHELSAQSTHRGFWDLTDSESSHSLHQSANQFADYWQQSLGLASSPTLNTSAETSSCSPSPSQTNKAKGKSCEGEHKFKKSIVLAQGNVKPTDHKVIVKDYLCIPKNSPLRVKSPSANIVATCGYNQCPSHANCLFSRMSCQHHRHLQNVCNSNSYGCQDCSACLKCFPSQKTQTAESHQDGNGTWDEFPFSESLSEFIARLENSEEERFNFSVKENKFRVGNKKEEFYEGHSKTAHDLIKTPVALLAPSSKKIKTPTKTRAPHCLGDTRSNTIASKEPYEVIQSDDLQEALASSASENLQGLLQKRFIPDFSSKDTVVSVASSVSSYHDTFLPMNESAPYIVTESKRNLEINTINKSITKYILSVGHYSSSHPKETGDVDHESRLDLDLLKSDNLEPTNASPGIYNASADLFDDVEKISGETLQSKHTRSLKRSYAKEVRNLRTPSSWESPCTDVIVRRNSQFQASYLQEVHETGTIHDLLSCLQSTPMLRPLSESSFFTGDGCILSDPRAPVLSRRSSNSLTNFLLKKMKQSLSRTKSNVYCTTSDNLRLCSPIFSSFSEISRCHVLQRKSTQVIKSGKKKLILEDKENCNIRGFNGVSNEDGGDRSIVIRQEMERSEIDIVQDGVTTSPLMPPLHRFIVENSLPSEWSPELFNEKSNVSKENDTLQRRLF